In one window of Hymenobacter nivis DNA:
- the rplV gene encoding 50S ribosomal protein L22: MEAVAKLRNVPTSPRKMRLVANLVRGQKVTRALGLLRFEANSGAEKIEKLLLSALANWQQHNEDQRIEEANLYISEIFVDEGRQLKRLRPAPQGRGHRIRKRSNHVTLKIDTMIEKAGSKSAQAQAANSATTENQAEANS; encoded by the coding sequence ATGGAAGCAGTAGCAAAACTCCGCAATGTGCCTACCTCGCCGCGCAAGATGCGCTTGGTAGCCAACTTGGTACGCGGTCAAAAAGTGACGCGGGCCTTGGGCTTGCTCCGCTTTGAAGCCAACAGCGGTGCTGAGAAGATTGAGAAACTGCTCCTCTCGGCCTTGGCCAACTGGCAGCAACATAACGAAGACCAGCGTATTGAAGAGGCAAATCTCTACATTAGCGAGATCTTCGTTGACGAAGGTCGGCAGCTAAAGCGTTTACGTCCTGCCCCTCAGGGCCGTGGTCACCGTATTCGCAAGCGTAGCAATCACGTGACGCTGAAAATCGATACAATGATTGAGAAGGCCGGCAGTAAATCCGCTCAGGCGCAAGCTGCTAATTCCGCCACCACCGAAAATCAGGCCGAGGCCAACTCATAA
- the rpsS gene encoding 30S ribosomal protein S19 — protein MARSLKKGPYIDFRLEKKVTALETAGKKSVVKTWSRRSMISPDFVGHTFAVHNGNKFIPVYVTENMVGHKLGEFAPTRNFRGHVAKKDKGKR, from the coding sequence ATGGCACGTTCACTCAAAAAAGGGCCGTACATTGACTTCCGGCTGGAGAAGAAAGTCACGGCACTCGAAACGGCTGGTAAAAAATCGGTGGTGAAGACTTGGTCGCGCCGCTCGATGATTTCGCCAGATTTCGTAGGCCACACCTTCGCTGTTCACAACGGCAATAAGTTCATCCCGGTGTACGTGACCGAGAACATGGTAGGGCACAAGTTGGGCGAATTTGCCCCGACGCGTAACTTCCGTGGTCACGTCGCCAAAAAAGATAAAGGCAAGCGCTAA
- the rplB gene encoding 50S ribosomal protein L2 codes for MALKKLRPTTPGQRFRVAPAFDELTTSTPEKSLMTSLKKSGGRNSSGKMSNRYIGGGHKTQYRIVDFKRDKAGVPATVKTIEYDPNRTARIALLGYADGEKRYIIAPAGLTVGAQVVSGPGVAPEIGNTLPLREIPLGTIVHNIELQPGQGAAMARSAGTYAQIVAREERYATLKLPSGEMRMVLVTCMATVGTVSNGDHMNVRMGKAGRNRWAGRRPRVRGVAMNPVDHPMGGGEGKSSGGHPRSRNGLLSKGYKTRDKNKYSENLIVSRKGKK; via the coding sequence ATGGCACTTAAAAAACTCAGACCAACAACCCCAGGGCAACGCTTCCGCGTTGCGCCGGCGTTTGACGAGCTAACAACGTCGACCCCGGAGAAGTCACTGATGACTTCCCTCAAGAAATCGGGTGGCCGGAACTCTTCCGGTAAAATGTCGAACCGCTACATCGGCGGCGGGCATAAAACCCAGTACCGTATCGTAGACTTCAAGCGCGACAAGGCAGGTGTGCCTGCCACGGTGAAGACTATCGAGTACGATCCTAATCGCACCGCACGCATTGCATTGCTCGGCTACGCTGATGGTGAGAAGCGTTATATCATTGCTCCGGCCGGCCTTACGGTTGGCGCGCAAGTAGTTTCAGGCCCCGGTGTAGCTCCCGAAATTGGCAACACGTTGCCATTACGTGAGATTCCTCTCGGTACCATCGTACACAACATCGAGTTACAGCCTGGCCAAGGTGCGGCTATGGCTCGCTCGGCTGGTACCTACGCTCAGATTGTAGCCCGGGAAGAGCGCTATGCTACCCTGAAATTACCTTCGGGTGAGATGCGGATGGTTCTTGTTACTTGTATGGCTACGGTAGGTACCGTTTCAAACGGTGATCACATGAACGTGCGTATGGGCAAAGCCGGCCGGAACCGATGGGCTGGTCGTCGCCCCCGTGTTCGTGGTGTGGCTATGAACCCCGTTGACCATCCAATGGGTGGCGGTGAAGGTAAATCGTCGGGTGGTCACCCACGTAGCCGTAATGGTTTGTTGTCGAAAGGCTACAAGACTCGCGATAAAAATAAGTATTCGGAGAACCTGATTGTGAGCCGCAAAGGCAAGAAGTAA
- the rplW gene encoding 50S ribosomal protein L23, translating to MSTLKRPIVTEKATGLTEKGRYTFEVERTANKVQIKKDIESLYGVTVTDINTMRTIGKMKSKATRSGQAIGRRAHGKKAIVTVKEGDIIDFYGNL from the coding sequence ATGAGCACGCTGAAACGTCCCATCGTTACCGAGAAGGCTACGGGCCTGACCGAGAAAGGTCGCTACACTTTTGAAGTGGAGCGTACTGCCAATAAAGTGCAAATCAAGAAAGATATCGAATCGCTTTATGGCGTGACGGTAACCGATATCAACACGATGCGCACCATTGGCAAAATGAAGTCAAAAGCTACCCGCAGCGGCCAAGCCATTGGCCGTCGCGCTCATGGCAAAAAAGCCATTGTGACTGTAAAAGAAGGCGATATCATTGACTTCTACGGTAACCTGTAG
- the rplD gene encoding 50S ribosomal protein L4: MELAVYSIKGEDTGRKVTLSDDIFGLEINEHVMYLDVKQYLANQRQGTHKSKQRNEVHGTTKKLKKQKGTGGARAGSMKSGVFVGGGRMFGPQPRDYNFKLNKKTKRVARLSALSSLAKDGKISLVENIAMDAPRTKDFVAIMDGLKLNNGKKTMLVTAEVNKNVILSARNLQKVKVSTPVGLNTHDLLNTDTLLISEDGMASLVQLYSTAE, from the coding sequence GACACGGGCCGCAAGGTTACGCTGTCGGACGATATCTTCGGGCTCGAAATCAACGAGCACGTAATGTATCTGGACGTAAAGCAGTACCTCGCTAATCAGCGTCAGGGTACTCACAAATCCAAGCAGCGGAACGAGGTGCACGGCACTACGAAAAAGCTCAAGAAGCAAAAAGGTACGGGTGGTGCTCGTGCTGGCAGCATGAAGTCGGGCGTGTTCGTTGGTGGCGGCCGGATGTTTGGTCCGCAGCCTCGCGATTACAACTTCAAGCTCAACAAAAAAACTAAACGCGTAGCTCGCCTCTCGGCTTTGTCAAGTTTGGCTAAAGACGGCAAGATTTCCTTAGTGGAAAACATTGCTATGGATGCTCCCCGTACCAAAGATTTCGTTGCCATCATGGACGGCCTCAAGCTTAACAATGGTAAGAAAACGATGCTCGTCACCGCTGAGGTGAACAAAAACGTTATCCTCAGCGCCCGTAATCTTCAGAAAGTGAAAGTGTCGACGCCGGTTGGGCTTAACACTCATGATTTGCTCAATACGGATACGTTGCTGATTTCCGAAGACGGTATGGCTTCGTTGGTTCAACTCTATAGCACCGCTGAATAA